The window GCGCTGCGGCCGGGGTCTGGAGAAGGAGAGCTCCCCAGTCCCGTCCGCTCACCGAGATCGAAGACCGCCAGCTTCGGGAGCCGCGCCATGACCCGGCCGGCCGGCTGCGCGCTCCGAGGCGAGGCTCTCTTCGCGGCGGCCGGCCCTGCCCCGCCTGCCTCCGAGAACCGGCGACTAgagcggcgcggcgcggggctgCGGCCGTCGGCCTGGACACCGCGCCGGAGCGCCTTCTgctgggggagcggggagggaccGCGGCAAAGTGCTGGCGCCACGGCCCGGGGCCGGCCCCTCCAAGGCACCGGCCTCCTTACTTCTCCTCTCCACCCAGCCTGGCCGCAGGGGCTACACTAGTGAAGCCAGGGAGAGGAGCCTTTGGCACTTTATCTTACCAGTTGAGACCTAAGTGACCCAGAGCTTGTCACTCCCCAACCTTTCTCCAAATCGGCCTCTCTGCAAGTATAGCACCCAGAGCCCTGAGCAGCACTCAACACAGCCACAACAAATGTAGTGTTCGTAAAGCCCTTGATTGAAGCCCTTCTTGAATCAGGCCCGAATGTCCAGTAGGGCTACAATGGGAGTCACTGTCCCGGTTTCTACCTCCCACATCAGTAGTATACTGGTAAATGTGTAACAACCAGTTTGCATTGTTTGCCACttgtggccaatttcaagctaccagcaTGAAATCACTTAGGGGATTGGGAAGAGATGCCAGTGTAATTAGATCTCCTGAGCTAGTAAGCCCCGCTCCAGACCACCTAGAGTGGACTTTCCTAAAGTCTGATAATCCCCACCCCAAGGGCACATTCCCCTCCATTGTCCTACTTCTTCAGAGGTGTAAATGAGTGTGAACGGGGCCCATTTCAGTCACATTTGTGCAATACAAGAAAGATTCCAGGAggttaggaaatattttattgacaACTAGAGAGGGAAGCACACAGGACTGCAAACTAAAACCCAATAGCCAGCAAGGGCCCTTTGGGCCAGGAACACTGCATCCTAGGGTCCTCACCGTCTCCCACCAAACAAGACTGGGCATCCAGGAGAGGGGGCAGTGGCTCTGGTATCCCACAGAGTGAGAGGATATATGGTGCCTCATTATGAGCGACAGGGTAAGGAGGTAAAATGGAGGGAGGGCCCATCACTGCCTAAGACCACCTCCTCCTCTCAGAGCCAACACCAGGTGGAGGACTGAACCACCTAAGATCTTGTAATCAGCTGCTGTCTTCTCATCATTCCTgcaggaagaggggggaaaaaaaagaccttagAAATACCATCTAGAACAGGATTCTAACACTGGGTTTCTTAAGTCTTTTTCCTGGTTTATGAActcaggtgagaaaaaaaaattacatctttatttttactaaCCCTTAACtgacatttgatatttttaattgtgaACATAGGCAAAAAACCCACAGTGGTATTAGCAACATGAGCCACCTGttaacaacagaaattattttcatatcatattacaactctttgtaaatattttgaaaatgtcaaaattatgGTAATTAGACCCACTATTAGATCTTAATGTATTAATAAACTGCATATTATATCACAAACTTGTTTTTAGTAGTTTGAGAACTGTATCTCAATATAATTTTGTAAATCTATGTATTTTATGTCTGCAAAAATCTTATTCTGAGAAGGAATTCATAGGCTTCAAAGGATCTGAGGCTCCTCCTCCAGTATTTGCTCCCTCAACCTCACGTAATATTGCCACACCTCATACCCATGTCAAACTCACATCTGTTTTCCACTATAGATGAGCCGCTGCTGCTGTGGGGGgattccctctttctcctccacaCGCTCCTTGATTCGCTCCACCTTTAGGGGTACAAGTAATCAGGGACTGCTAAGGGGTAGAACCATGGAAGTGGAAAGAACAAGAGCTATGCAGATAGCATGAGAGGGAAAAGGACTGAGTTCATCAGCATATCCACACAAATGTGCAAGTAGGGAGACAGGCATGAAGTATTGGCCATATATTACCTTGTCTGTGGGTTCAATGTCAATCTCAATCTCCTTTCCGGTCAGCGTCTGAAACAGGCAAGTGTTTTATGAGTCCTACAGCCTAACATACAAGTTTTCTAGATAAAACACCCTGCTCTGGTCTCTGGGGATCTACAACTTCTGAGAGAAGCATGTTCAA of the Canis lupus baileyi chromosome 9, mCanLup2.hap1, whole genome shotgun sequence genome contains:
- the NEDD8 gene encoding ubiquitin-like protein NEDD8; its protein translation is MLIKVKTLTGKEIEIDIEPTDKVERIKERVEEKEGIPPQQQRLIYSGKQMNDEKTAADYKILGGSVLHLVLALRGGGGLRQ